One window of Tenacibaculum maritimum NCIMB 2154 genomic DNA carries:
- a CDS encoding M23 family metallopeptidase, whose protein sequence is MTKVKYYYDPDTLSYRKIKPKKSETYKKTFIGIMGVLLIAFFGFIVFSQFLMSPNERAQRRELENLRLHYELLNKRIKEGSQILEELQKRDNYIYRTYFEANPIPDEQRKAGFGGVNRYKNLEGFDNSEMVKNVTKDLDILSKQMVVQSKSLDEIVSLAKAKEKMLASIPAIQPIKNQDLKRMASGFGMRMHPILKSRRMHNGMDFTAPTGTQIYTSGNGTVIKAARSSTFGNVVYIDHGYGYKTIYAHMSKIVARKGQKVKRGDLIGYVGNTGRSAAPHLHYEVHKNGRPVNPIYYYYGDLTPEEFLAMQKASQEKGQSYD, encoded by the coding sequence ATGACGAAAGTAAAATATTATTACGACCCAGATACCTTATCGTATCGTAAAATAAAGCCGAAGAAAAGTGAAACATACAAAAAGACCTTTATAGGAATTATGGGGGTGTTATTGATTGCTTTCTTTGGATTTATTGTATTCAGCCAATTTTTAATGTCTCCTAATGAAAGAGCGCAAAGAAGAGAACTTGAAAATTTAAGATTGCATTATGAGCTATTAAATAAACGCATAAAAGAAGGATCTCAAATATTAGAAGAGTTACAAAAAAGAGACAATTATATTTATAGAACCTATTTTGAAGCCAATCCTATACCTGATGAGCAACGAAAAGCAGGTTTTGGAGGAGTAAATAGGTACAAAAATTTAGAAGGATTTGATAATAGTGAAATGGTAAAAAATGTAACCAAAGATCTTGATATCTTATCCAAGCAAATGGTTGTACAATCCAAATCACTAGATGAAATAGTAAGTTTGGCAAAGGCAAAAGAAAAAATGTTGGCATCAATACCAGCAATACAACCTATCAAAAATCAAGACCTAAAAAGAATGGCATCAGGTTTTGGTATGCGAATGCATCCGATATTAAAATCGAGAAGAATGCATAATGGAATGGATTTTACCGCACCTACAGGAACACAAATTTATACCTCAGGAAATGGAACTGTAATTAAAGCAGCTAGAAGTTCTACCTTTGGAAATGTTGTATATATAGACCACGGATATGGATATAAAACAATTTATGCACATATGAGTAAAATTGTAGCAAGGAAAGGGCAAAAAGTAAAACGAGGAGATTTAATTGGATATGTGGGAAATACAGGAAGATCAGCAGCTCCTCATTTGCATTATGAAGTGCATAAAAATGGACGTCCTGTAAATCCTATTTATTATTATTATGGTGATTTAACACCAGAGGAGTTTTTAGCCATGCAAAAAGCCTCTCAAGAAAAAGGACAATCGTATGATTAA
- a CDS encoding MerR family transcriptional regulator, whose product MHIDLPEKRYYKIGEVAKAFGVNSSLIRFWEKEFEIIKPKKNAKGNRLFTIEDIENFKLIYSLVKERGFTLEGAKQKLKKNPKGIVEKHEIISRLELVRAELIKIKNQL is encoded by the coding sequence ATGCATATAGATTTACCCGAAAAAAGATATTATAAAATAGGAGAGGTGGCAAAAGCCTTTGGGGTAAACTCGTCATTAATTCGCTTTTGGGAAAAAGAATTTGAAATTATAAAGCCTAAAAAGAATGCAAAAGGAAATAGGTTGTTTACTATAGAAGATATAGAAAACTTTAAACTTATTTATAGCTTAGTAAAAGAACGAGGCTTTACCTTAGAAGGAGCTAAGCAAAAATTAAAAAAAAATCCTAAAGGTATTGTTGAAAAACATGAAATAATTAGCCGTTTAGAGCTAGTAAGAGCCGAGTTGATAAAAATCAAAAATCAATTATAA
- a CDS encoding LemA family protein, whose amino-acid sequence MKKWLVPVIILGIITFVVYGTVKGFYNQAIKLEEGIEEEWSKVESSYQRRNDLIGNLVKTVQGAADFEKSTLVGVIEARAKATSVTIKAADLTPEKMAEFQEAQAGLTGALSKLLVSVERYPEIKANRNFLELQSQLEGTENRINIARDRFNEKVTPYNNHIRQFPGNIMAGIFNFEKKERFKSEKGAEKAPDINFDFNKK is encoded by the coding sequence ATGAAAAAATGGTTAGTGCCTGTAATTATACTAGGAATTATCACTTTTGTAGTTTATGGGACTGTAAAAGGATTTTACAATCAGGCAATTAAATTGGAAGAAGGAATAGAAGAAGAGTGGTCAAAAGTAGAGAGCTCATACCAGCGTAGAAATGACCTGATAGGAAATTTAGTAAAAACGGTACAAGGAGCGGCTGATTTTGAAAAAAGTACTTTGGTAGGGGTTATTGAAGCAAGAGCAAAAGCAACTTCGGTAACTATCAAAGCAGCTGACTTAACTCCAGAAAAAATGGCTGAGTTTCAAGAAGCACAAGCAGGCTTAACAGGAGCATTGTCAAAACTATTAGTTTCAGTAGAACGTTATCCAGAAATCAAAGCAAACCGCAATTTCTTAGAATTGCAAAGCCAATTAGAAGGAACAGAAAATAGAATCAATATAGCTCGCGATCGTTTTAATGAAAAAGTGACGCCTTATAACAATCATATAAGACAATTTCCAGGAAATATCATGGCGGGAATATTTAATTTTGAAAAGAAGGAACGTTTTAAATCTGAGAAAGGGGCAGAAAAAGCTCCTGATATTAATTTCGATTTTAATAAAAAATAA
- a CDS encoding TPM domain-containing protein, whose amino-acid sequence MSKVEDFLSVTEEQEIVAAIQIAEQNTSGEIRVHIEATTNKPHYERALEVFSLLKMFETKQRNGVLIYIAVKDHKFVVYGDQGIHKVVAADFWDATKNTMQKHFKKGKYKEGLVAGILKAGNALKKYFPWTIADENELTNEISKG is encoded by the coding sequence ATGTCTAAAGTAGAAGATTTTCTTTCTGTAACAGAAGAACAGGAAATCGTTGCAGCTATTCAAATAGCTGAGCAAAATACTTCTGGTGAAATACGAGTACATATTGAGGCAACTACCAATAAACCTCATTACGAAAGGGCACTAGAAGTATTCTCATTGCTTAAAATGTTTGAAACGAAACAACGGAACGGGGTATTAATTTATATTGCAGTAAAGGATCATAAATTTGTGGTTTATGGAGACCAAGGAATTCATAAAGTGGTAGCTGCTGATTTTTGGGACGCGACTAAAAATACCATGCAAAAACATTTTAAAAAAGGGAAGTATAAGGAAGGACTAGTGGCGGGAATATTGAAAGCAGGAAATGCATTAAAAAAATATTTTCCGTGGACAATAGCTGATGAGAATGAATTGACTAACGAGATTTCTAAAGGCTAA
- a CDS encoding TPM domain-containing protein — MKEAIKKIFSLIVILIVQQTVAQGFQIPNTPSFQTSVYDYIGLLSANEKASLEKKLIQYADTTSTQIVVAIIKSTEGAYINYLAANWAHQWGIGGSKDKDNGVFMLLAKDDRKITIQAGYGVEHLLTDFVSRRIIERDIIPYFKKGHYYAGLDSGSNAIFKALTGAYKGTRKKKSAEEGTDVGLVIFIVIVIILFILLSRGNRGGGGSSRRIDARSILDAIILSNAGRGGFGGGGFGSSSGGGFDGGGFGGGFGGGGFGGGGATGDW, encoded by the coding sequence TTGAAAGAAGCAATAAAAAAGATTTTTTCTTTAATCGTTATACTAATCGTGCAGCAAACTGTTGCACAAGGTTTTCAAATACCCAATACACCTAGTTTTCAAACGAGTGTGTATGATTATATAGGATTGTTGTCTGCTAATGAAAAGGCTAGTTTAGAAAAAAAATTAATACAATATGCAGATACTACCTCAACGCAAATAGTTGTTGCAATTATTAAATCTACAGAAGGAGCGTATATTAATTATTTGGCGGCTAATTGGGCGCATCAGTGGGGAATTGGAGGTAGCAAGGATAAAGACAATGGAGTGTTTATGCTTTTGGCTAAAGATGATAGAAAAATAACCATTCAAGCAGGTTATGGGGTAGAACATTTGTTAACCGACTTTGTGTCTCGTAGAATTATTGAAAGAGACATAATTCCTTATTTTAAAAAAGGACATTATTATGCTGGTTTAGATAGTGGAAGCAATGCTATTTTTAAAGCCTTAACAGGTGCTTATAAAGGAACTAGAAAGAAAAAGAGTGCTGAAGAAGGGACGGATGTAGGGCTTGTAATATTTATAGTGATTGTAATCATACTTTTTATACTGCTTAGTAGAGGAAATAGAGGTGGAGGTGGAAGCAGCCGTAGAATAGATGCTAGAAGTATTTTGGATGCTATTATTTTAAGCAATGCAGGGCGAGGTGGCTTTGGTGGCGGTGGTTTTGGAAGTAGCTCAGGTGGTGGCTTTGATGGAGGTGGCTTCGGAGGCGGTTTTGGCGGAGGCGGCTTTGGTGGCGGTGGAGCTACAGGAGATTGGTAA
- a CDS encoding DUF423 domain-containing protein, protein MILISAAIFGMLAVIFGAFGAHALKKVLSETQLKSFETGVKYQMYHALVLLFIGNQFSEPNQTMACCFMIGIFLFSFSIYGLILSDYKGKKITLLGPVTPLGGGLLILGWATLIWEFIQGV, encoded by the coding sequence ATGATCCTTATTTCAGCTGCTATTTTTGGAATGCTTGCTGTTATTTTTGGTGCCTTTGGCGCTCATGCCTTAAAAAAAGTGTTATCAGAAACACAATTAAAATCATTTGAAACTGGCGTAAAGTATCAAATGTACCATGCGCTTGTATTGTTATTTATAGGCAATCAATTTTCTGAGCCTAACCAAACCATGGCTTGCTGTTTTATGATAGGAATTTTTTTATTCTCTTTTAGTATTTACGGTCTGATTCTTTCTGATTACAAGGGAAAAAAAATAACGCTTTTAGGCCCCGTTACTCCGTTAGGAGGAGGCTTGCTAATTCTGGGCTGGGCTACTTTAATATGGGAATTTATACAGGGGGTTTAA
- a CDS encoding mechanosensitive ion channel family protein yields the protein MEKYFGSSYVLIKKWGEDIVAYLPKVFLALIVFLAFYYLAKAVKTYSLKFYSKIFTRSKDIALFISLGIYMLLMLSGIFLALEILELEGLLTKLLAGAGIVGIVAGFAFKDIASNAFAGFLVNMQKPFKQGDWVNLNDNFGVIKEIGWITTSIKTVSGQEVFVPNQLIYNNSFINYSTFKKRRIILQSGVSYGDDLELVKKVTLNEIHQIDRLLKNEEIDFYFTSIGGSAYNFEVRFWIRFYKNTDYLNAMSEAIMRIKKRFEEEQISIAYPVQTLDFGVKGGVNIFDNPIELKK from the coding sequence ATGGAAAAATATTTTGGATCAAGTTACGTACTTATCAAAAAATGGGGAGAAGATATTGTTGCTTACCTTCCTAAGGTTTTTTTGGCCTTAATTGTTTTTTTAGCCTTTTACTACTTAGCAAAAGCTGTAAAAACATATTCTTTAAAATTTTATTCCAAAATTTTTACAAGAAGCAAAGACATTGCTCTATTTATATCTTTGGGTATTTATATGCTCTTAATGCTTTCAGGTATTTTCCTAGCACTTGAAATTCTTGAACTAGAAGGCTTACTTACAAAGTTACTTGCTGGTGCTGGAATTGTAGGAATTGTAGCGGGATTTGCTTTTAAAGATATTGCCTCTAATGCTTTTGCTGGTTTTTTGGTAAACATGCAAAAGCCTTTTAAGCAAGGTGATTGGGTTAATTTAAATGATAATTTTGGAGTGATAAAAGAAATTGGTTGGATTACCACTTCTATTAAAACGGTTAGCGGCCAAGAAGTTTTTGTTCCTAATCAACTAATTTACAACAATTCTTTTATAAATTATTCTACCTTTAAAAAACGCCGTATTATTTTACAAAGCGGTGTTTCTTATGGTGATGATTTGGAACTGGTTAAAAAGGTTACCTTAAATGAAATTCATCAAATAGATCGTTTATTAAAGAATGAAGAAATTGACTTTTACTTTACTTCTATTGGAGGATCTGCATATAATTTTGAAGTTCGATTTTGGATTCGATTTTATAAAAACACCGATTATTTAAATGCTATGAGCGAAGCCATTATGCGTATAAAAAAACGTTTTGAAGAAGAACAAATTAGTATTGCTTATCCTGTACAAACGCTTGATTTTGGCGTAAAAGGAGGTGTAAATATTTTTGATAACCCTATTGAATTAAAAAAATAA
- a CDS encoding metallophosphoesterase, with protein sequence MNSVKSFLYLSIGILFIGCATYKASYADKNAPKTVTSQKELLHSFYLIGDAGNAKMGETIPSLTYFKEALSKAPKNTTALFLGDNIYPYGMPQKGHFQRALAEHRLQTQIDAVANFKGTPIFIPGNHDWYNGVKGLKRQEKLIEKALGKGAFLPENGCGLKKLAITDDLMLVIIDSRWFITDWNEHPTINENCEIKTRERFINDITSLFKKNRYKNVVVAMHHPMFSNGPHGGSFSFKDHMSPIPILGTLKNGLRAHAGIQTDIFNKNYAEFIKQLQTAAGDFREHIVFVSGHEHNLQYIEENPVNENNVNYGKYKQIISGSGSKKSAALAKYGALFTYGNHGYAKLNYYTDGAAIVEFYSANIKDGNTLLYSTEIIAPKKKKASFDFTEYNAHKKFVNTSIYAPKDTEVSKFHAFLWGDLHRKKYGQKIKVPVLELENVYGGLTPIRRGGGNQTNSLRLENSNGKQYVLRSMVKDANRIMGGILKGTILIDVVQDIFTMSHPYAAFVIPTMAKAVNIYHTNPQLYYMPKQPALGKYNDAFGGGLYLLEERPAGNRQELDNFGNSKKIISTFDVLEKIRKNGRHKIAQNWVVRSRLFDMVIGDWDRHEDQWRWASFKAKSGKRYYRPIPRDRDQPFSKFDGIMIPLFKQFAPLVKNMQTFENDISNMKWYNNYPRFFDAEFLNELTLNDWYQQADYIQKHLTDSIIENAIQQLPKAIYNLDGETIIKKIKSRRNKLKNIANRYYKKYAKTIYITGTDKNDVFTIERLNDTTTNINIRQKNDTIYSRMISNKETDEVQLYGLNGKDTFLVSGNVDKGVLLRLIGGQDHDTYTDTSHVTGWSKKTKVYDYTSKKNTLNPNSETADKRSENYFKNTYNHHDIHNNTTLVSPNLGNNPDDGFFFGAKLTYTRQGFKKQPFGSQHTVMANYYSATHGYDMTYNSEFSEFIGNWSLEVKAKITSNKYAFNFFGWGNATSFNQQLFDANYYRVRKEELSITPSLLKRLRGGSIVKISTSIEGLKVQNTPDRFIGALPVATTIFNRNYFLGSEISFRHHNVDNPSFPTKGLHFKTAIGGKTLANNFNNKFAYLKSSLAFYQNLVQNRSLIFASEIGTQINIGNQFQIYHAATLGGDTSLRGFSRERFTGKESFYHSSDIRLRLGRIKTGIIPIKLGITGGFDYGKVWMPNIQNNKWHTSYGGSIWVSGIDLFTANISIFQGNNNENRVAFGIGFSF encoded by the coding sequence ATGAATTCAGTAAAATCATTTTTATATCTCAGTATCGGTATTTTATTCATTGGATGTGCTACTTATAAAGCAAGCTATGCCGATAAAAATGCACCAAAAACTGTTACTTCACAAAAAGAACTTTTACATTCTTTTTATTTAATTGGCGATGCGGGTAATGCAAAGATGGGAGAAACAATCCCTTCACTAACTTACTTTAAAGAAGCGTTATCAAAAGCTCCTAAAAATACTACGGCTCTTTTTCTTGGCGACAATATTTATCCTTACGGAATGCCTCAAAAAGGACATTTCCAAAGGGCTTTAGCTGAGCATCGACTACAAACGCAAATTGATGCTGTTGCTAATTTTAAAGGTACCCCTATTTTTATTCCTGGAAATCACGATTGGTATAATGGGGTTAAGGGATTAAAACGCCAAGAAAAGCTCATAGAAAAAGCATTGGGTAAAGGTGCTTTTTTACCAGAGAATGGCTGCGGGTTAAAAAAGCTTGCTATTACTGATGATTTAATGCTTGTTATCATAGATAGTAGGTGGTTTATTACAGACTGGAATGAACACCCTACTATTAATGAAAATTGTGAAATAAAAACTCGCGAACGTTTTATCAACGATATTACTAGTTTGTTTAAAAAAAACAGGTATAAAAATGTAGTTGTAGCAATGCACCACCCAATGTTTTCAAATGGACCTCATGGTGGTAGCTTTTCTTTTAAAGACCACATGAGCCCAATTCCTATACTAGGTACTTTAAAAAATGGATTGCGTGCACATGCAGGAATACAAACAGATATTTTTAATAAAAATTATGCGGAGTTTATCAAACAACTACAAACTGCTGCTGGCGATTTTAGAGAACATATTGTTTTTGTTTCTGGACATGAACATAACTTACAATATATTGAGGAGAATCCTGTTAATGAAAATAATGTAAACTATGGTAAATACAAACAAATTATTAGTGGATCAGGATCTAAGAAGTCCGCTGCTTTGGCTAAATATGGCGCTTTATTCACCTATGGAAATCACGGATACGCAAAACTAAATTATTATACTGACGGGGCTGCCATCGTAGAGTTTTACAGCGCTAATATTAAAGATGGCAATACTTTATTGTATAGTACCGAAATCATAGCTCCCAAAAAGAAAAAGGCTTCTTTTGATTTTACGGAATACAATGCTCATAAAAAGTTTGTAAATACTTCTATTTATGCTCCTAAAGATACTGAGGTAAGTAAATTCCATGCTTTTTTATGGGGTGATTTACATCGAAAAAAATATGGTCAAAAAATTAAAGTACCTGTTTTAGAACTAGAAAACGTTTACGGGGGATTAACCCCTATCCGACGCGGAGGTGGAAACCAAACAAATTCTTTACGTTTGGAAAACTCCAATGGTAAGCAATACGTTTTACGCTCTATGGTAAAAGATGCTAATAGAATTATGGGAGGTATCTTAAAAGGAACCATCCTTATAGATGTGGTTCAAGATATCTTTACCATGTCACACCCATATGCTGCTTTTGTAATTCCTACAATGGCAAAGGCTGTAAATATTTACCATACCAATCCTCAATTATATTATATGCCTAAACAACCTGCTCTTGGCAAATATAACGATGCTTTTGGAGGTGGTTTGTATTTGCTTGAAGAGCGCCCTGCTGGAAATAGACAGGAACTTGATAATTTTGGAAACTCTAAAAAAATAATTAGCACTTTTGATGTTCTTGAAAAAATCCGTAAAAATGGCAGGCACAAAATTGCACAAAATTGGGTAGTTCGTTCTCGATTATTTGATATGGTGATAGGTGATTGGGATAGACATGAAGATCAATGGAGATGGGCTTCTTTTAAAGCAAAATCTGGTAAGAGATACTACCGCCCTATTCCTAGAGATAGAGACCAACCTTTTTCTAAGTTTGATGGAATTATGATTCCTTTATTTAAGCAATTTGCTCCTTTGGTAAAAAATATGCAGACTTTTGAAAATGACATTAGCAATATGAAATGGTACAACAATTACCCTCGCTTTTTTGATGCGGAGTTTTTAAATGAACTTACATTAAATGATTGGTACCAACAAGCTGATTATATTCAGAAACACCTAACAGATAGTATTATAGAAAATGCCATTCAACAACTTCCAAAAGCTATTTATAATTTAGATGGAGAAACCATTATAAAAAAAATTAAGTCTCGTAGAAATAAGTTAAAAAACATTGCTAATCGCTACTATAAAAAATATGCAAAAACTATTTATATTACTGGTACTGATAAAAATGATGTTTTTACTATTGAAAGGCTTAATGATACTACAACTAACATTAACATACGTCAAAAAAACGATACCATTTACAGCCGTATGATAAGCAATAAGGAAACAGATGAAGTACAACTATATGGTTTAAACGGTAAGGATACTTTCTTAGTTTCTGGCAATGTTGACAAAGGTGTTTTACTTAGACTTATTGGTGGACAAGATCATGATACTTATACAGATACTTCTCACGTAACTGGATGGAGCAAAAAAACAAAGGTCTATGATTATACCTCAAAAAAAAATACGCTAAATCCAAACTCAGAAACGGCTGATAAACGATCTGAAAATTATTTTAAAAACACCTATAATCATCATGATATTCATAATAATACTACCTTAGTTTCTCCTAACTTAGGAAATAATCCTGATGATGGTTTTTTCTTTGGAGCTAAACTAACATACACTCGACAGGGATTTAAAAAACAGCCTTTTGGAAGCCAACATACTGTAATGGCTAACTATTACTCTGCTACTCATGGATATGATATGACTTACAACAGTGAATTCAGTGAATTTATAGGTAACTGGAGCTTAGAGGTAAAGGCTAAAATAACAAGTAACAAGTATGCGTTTAACTTTTTTGGCTGGGGAAATGCTACTTCGTTTAACCAACAATTATTTGATGCTAATTATTATAGAGTCAGAAAAGAAGAGTTAAGTATTACACCTTCCTTATTAAAAAGGCTTAGAGGGGGAAGTATTGTTAAGATTTCTACTAGTATTGAGGGATTGAAAGTACAAAATACGCCTGATAGATTTATTGGTGCTTTACCTGTTGCAACAACTATTTTTAACAGAAACTACTTTTTAGGGAGTGAAATAAGTTTTCGCCATCATAATGTAGATAATCCTAGTTTCCCTACAAAAGGACTTCATTTTAAAACTGCTATAGGAGGAAAAACTCTTGCTAATAATTTTAACAATAAATTTGCTTATTTAAAGAGTAGTCTTGCTTTTTATCAAAACCTAGTGCAAAATCGTTCACTTATTTTTGCTTCAGAAATAGGAACACAAATTAATATTGGAAATCAATTCCAAATTTACCATGCTGCTACTTTGGGTGGTGATACTAGTTTACGCGGTTTTAGTCGTGAACGATTTACAGGAAAAGAAAGTTTTTATCATAGTAGCGATATACGTTTGCGTTTAGGTCGTATTAAAACAGGCATCATTCCTATAAAACTAGGTATCACAGGCGGTTTTGATTATGGTAAGGTTTGGATGCCCAATATTCAAAATAACAAATGGCATACTAGTTACGGGGGCAGTATTTGGGTAAGTGGTATTGATTTATTTACTGCTAATATTTCTATTTTTCAAGGAAATAATAATGAAAATCGAGTTGCTTTTGGTATTGGTTTTTCTTTTTAA
- a CDS encoding N-acetyltransferase, with amino-acid sequence MYMPLPIIKLYGTKHCHKTVYYKEFFKNNDLTYEFLDVKEHEAHAEELRSLYENKKLNFPTITIGNKKLRNPSDRDLQKWIQLLIPEILEIKHDKKQQQFILNINDEVAKVTYELKDNKMRLVYSEVPHNLRGRGIGKVLVQKTFEKLTAEGYKAVAICSFIKRVALESDEWKDIIE; translated from the coding sequence ATGTATATGCCTCTCCCTATTATAAAGCTTTATGGTACCAAACACTGTCATAAAACTGTATATTATAAAGAGTTTTTTAAAAACAATGATTTAACTTATGAGTTTTTAGATGTAAAAGAACATGAAGCTCATGCAGAAGAGCTGCGAAGCCTTTATGAAAATAAAAAGCTAAATTTTCCTACAATTACCATTGGAAATAAAAAACTACGCAATCCTTCTGATAGAGATTTACAAAAATGGATTCAACTATTAATACCTGAAATTTTGGAAATTAAACACGATAAAAAACAGCAACAATTTATTTTAAATATAAATGACGAGGTTGCTAAAGTAACTTATGAACTAAAAGATAATAAAATGCGCCTTGTTTACTCTGAGGTTCCTCATAACCTAAGAGGAAGAGGTATTGGTAAAGTGCTAGTTCAAAAAACTTTTGAAAAATTAACTGCTGAAGGCTATAAAGCTGTGGCCATTTGTAGCTTTATAAAAAGAGTTGCTTTAGAAAGCGATGAATGGAAAGATATTATTGAATAA
- a CDS encoding FAD-dependent oxidoreductase, giving the protein MNNILLYGADWCPDCRRAKTYLTENNIPFTFIDVDLDEKATEKVEAINNGKRIIPTLIIKEKSYTNPDNITLASVLGINEVGRVQLYGADWCPDCRRAKSFLRDNNIHFEFIDVDTYKWATEKVEEINNGKRIIPTILIDGKPYTNPDNIKLTALLSINIKKERKMFDTIIIGGGAAGLTTSIYAQRDRFDTLILEKSTIGGNAFLTEKIENYPGFQSISGPQLMEKMEEQAITYGAVIKTGEEVVAIEKLKNHFSIQTKGATYLGKSVVLSTGSTYKKLGIPNEENLIGSGIHFCATCDGAFYRDKDIIVIGGGNSALEEGIFLAGFCKSVKIVHRSETFSASETYVEKLKEINNISTHMNQTALEFVADDNGLFKGLTVRDNATNNEHLIEADGTFIFIGLIPNTQAFKKLVALNSRGFIQTTGLAQTSVEGIFAAGDCREGAIAQVAAATGEGVLASYGIKDYLK; this is encoded by the coding sequence ATGAACAATATTTTATTATATGGCGCTGATTGGTGTCCTGACTGTAGAAGAGCAAAAACATATTTAACGGAAAACAACATCCCTTTTACTTTTATTGATGTAGATTTAGATGAAAAGGCTACAGAAAAAGTTGAAGCTATTAATAATGGGAAAAGAATTATTCCTACACTTATAATCAAAGAAAAATCATATACAAATCCTGATAATATAACGCTTGCTTCTGTATTAGGTATTAATGAAGTAGGGAGAGTACAATTATATGGTGCTGATTGGTGTCCTGATTGCAGAAGAGCAAAAAGCTTTTTAAGAGACAACAATATTCATTTTGAATTTATTGATGTTGATACATACAAATGGGCTACAGAAAAAGTAGAGGAGATTAATAACGGAAAGAGGATTATCCCAACCATATTAATTGACGGAAAACCATACACAAACCCTGATAATATTAAGCTTACAGCACTTCTTTCTATCAATATTAAAAAAGAACGTAAAATGTTTGACACCATTATAATTGGTGGTGGTGCTGCTGGGTTAACAACTTCTATTTATGCACAAAGAGATCGCTTTGACACCTTAATTTTAGAAAAATCTACTATTGGTGGAAATGCTTTTTTAACAGAAAAAATTGAAAACTATCCAGGTTTTCAGTCTATATCGGGCCCCCAATTAATGGAAAAAATGGAAGAGCAAGCTATAACTTATGGAGCTGTTATTAAAACAGGCGAAGAGGTGGTTGCAATTGAAAAACTTAAAAACCATTTTTCTATACAAACAAAAGGAGCTACCTACTTAGGAAAATCTGTTGTGCTATCTACAGGATCAACATATAAAAAATTAGGAATTCCTAATGAAGAGAATTTAATCGGGTCTGGAATACATTTTTGTGCTACTTGTGATGGTGCTTTTTATAGAGATAAAGATATTATTGTAATTGGAGGGGGGAATTCTGCCTTAGAAGAAGGTATTTTTCTTGCTGGTTTTTGTAAGAGTGTTAAAATAGTGCATCGTTCCGAAACATTTTCAGCCTCGGAAACTTACGTTGAAAAGCTTAAAGAAATTAATAACATCTCTACTCATATGAATCAAACTGCTCTTGAATTTGTTGCGGATGATAACGGTCTTTTCAAGGGATTAACGGTTCGAGATAACGCTACTAATAATGAACACCTTATAGAGGCAGATGGCACTTTTATTTTTATTGGGTTAATTCCTAATACACAAGCCTTTAAAAAGTTAGTAGCCTTAAACTCTAGAGGCTTTATCCAAACCACTGGGCTTGCTCAAACTTCTGTTGAAGGAATTTTTGCTGCAGGTGACTGTAGAGAAGGTGCTATTGCGCAAGTGGCTGCTGCTACAGGTGAAGGAGTTTTAGCTAGCTATGGTATCAAAGATTACTTAAAATAA
- the msrA gene encoding peptide-methionine (S)-S-oxide reductase MsrA, giving the protein MNTNNIQVATFGGGCFWCTEAIFKEVKGVKKVIAGYSGGNVPGHPTYREICSGLTGHAEVIQLTFDSNIISYEELLVIFMTTHDPTTLNQQGADKGTQYRSVIYYHNEAQEEIAQVVLKEISPYYSLPIVTEISSLINFYDAEQTHQNYYERNQEQPYCHLVITPKLTKLRKLHADKLKTTKP; this is encoded by the coding sequence ATGAACACTAACAACATACAGGTTGCTACTTTTGGTGGAGGATGCTTTTGGTGTACTGAGGCTATTTTCAAAGAAGTAAAAGGAGTCAAAAAAGTAATCGCTGGGTATTCTGGCGGAAATGTTCCTGGTCATCCAACATACCGCGAAATTTGTTCAGGATTGACAGGGCATGCCGAAGTGATACAACTTACTTTTGATTCTAACATTATTTCGTATGAAGAGCTTCTAGTTATTTTTATGACTACGCATGATCCTACTACTCTTAATCAGCAAGGGGCAGATAAAGGAACCCAATACCGTTCTGTTATTTATTATCATAACGAAGCGCAAGAAGAAATAGCACAAGTCGTTTTAAAAGAAATTAGCCCTTATTATAGCCTCCCTATAGTAACTGAAATTAGCTCTTTAATCAATTTTTATGATGCAGAACAAACTCATCAAAATTATTACGAAAGAAATCAAGAGCAACCCTATTGCCATCTTGTAATTACTCCAAAGCTCACTAAATTACGTAAGCTTCATGCAGACAAATTAAAAACAACTAAACCATAA